A genomic stretch from Canis lupus baileyi chromosome 3, mCanLup2.hap1, whole genome shotgun sequence includes:
- the TM4SF5 gene encoding transmembrane 4 L6 family member 5 yields MCTGKCSRFVGLSLIPLSLVCMVANALLLVPQGKTNWTNVSNLSLQVWLMAGFVGGGLMVLCPGIAAVRAGGKGCCGVGCCGNRCRMLRSIFSSAFGVLGAIYCLSVSGAGLRIGPICLMNGQWEYHFKDTEGSYLLNHTLWDLCVEPPGVVSWNVTLFSLLVAASCLEVVLCGIQLVNATLGVFCGDCRKKEGTPQ; encoded by the exons ATGTGCACTGGGAAGTGCTCCCGCTTCGTGGGGCTCTCCCTCATCCCCCTGTCCCTGGTCTGCATGGTGGCCAATGCCCTCCTGCTGGTGCCTCAGGGCAAGACCAACTGGACAAACGTCAGCAACCTCAGTTTGCAAGTGTGGCTCATGGCTGGCTTCGTCGGAGGGGGCCTGATG GTGCTATGTCCCGGCATCGCGGCTGTTCGCGCAGGGGGCAAGGGCTGCTGCGGCGTGGGCTGCTGCGGAAATCGCTGCAGG ATGCTGCGCTCCATCTTCTCCTCGGCCTTCGGGGTGCTGGGTGCCATCTACTGCCTGTCGGTGTCGGGAGCCGGGCTCCGAATCGGACCCATTTGCTTAATGAACGGCCAGTGGGAATATCACTTCAAAGACACCGA agGCTCTTACCTGCTCAACCATACTTTGTGGGACTTGTGCGTGGAGCCACCAGGTGTGGTCTCCTGGAATGTGACTCTCTTCTCGCTGCTGGTGGCCGCCTCGTGTCTGGAGGTCGTGCTGTGCGGGATACAGCTGGTGAACGCCACCCTCGGTGTCTTCTGCGGCGATTGCAGGAAGAAGGAG GGCACCCCTCAATGA
- the VMO1 gene encoding vitelline membrane outer layer protein 1 homolog — protein sequence MHTSSSAHRDHRMERGAAAKLLLLVLLWGTCCRNAQADHLSDYTSVIEVTNGGPWGDWAWPEMCPDGFFASGFSLKEEPPQGISRDDTALNGIRLHCSRGNAERNTQVVESQSGRWGSWSEPLWCPGGGFLVAFSLRVEARQTLGDNTAANNVRFRCSDSTELERPGLAWGDFGKWSKPCPKGVCGLQTKVEPPMGLQDDTALNDVRFFCCRS from the exons ATGCACACAAGTAGCTCAGCTCACCGAGACCACAGGATGGAGAGGGGGGCCGCAGCCAAGCTGCTGTTGCTGGTGCTGCTGTGGGGCACCTGCTGCAGAAATGCACAAGCTGACCACCTGAGTGACTACACGTCGGTCATCGAGGTGACCAATGGGGGACCTTGGGGCGACTGGGCCTGGCCGGAGATGTGTCCTGATGGATTCTTTGCCAGTGGGTTCTCACTCAAG gaaGAGCCCCCCCAAGGCATTTCCAGAGATGACACGGCTTTGAACGGGATTCGACTGCACTGCTCACGGGGGAATGCGGAGCGCAACACGCAGGTGGTGGAGTCCCAGTCTGGAAG GTGGGGCTCATGGAGTGAGCCCCTGTGGTGCCCTGGCGGTGGCTTTCTGGTGGCTTTCTCGCTGAGGGTGGAGGCGCGCCAGACCCTCGGGGACAACACGGCTGCCAACAACGTACGCTTCCGCTGCTCCGACAGCACGGAGCTGGAGAGGCCCGGCCTGGCCTGGGGTGACTTTGGGAAATGGAGTAAGCCCTGCCCCAAAGGCGTGTGCGGTCTGCAGACCAAGGTGGAGCCCCCGATGGGCCTCCAGGATGACACCGCCCTCAACGACGTGCGCTTCTTCTGCTGCCGCAGTTAA
- the GLTPD2 gene encoding glycolipid transfer protein domain-containing protein 2 isoform X1, with protein sequence MAPAAGTGVAMLPLVSRCWFRHAIPLAVLLLLLLYVCAWSLRECPLPSAALGGTGKLRAGAPSPLLTARPRPSPEVLPGCRSGAQWCVPQGPPPAQVPRQSGPPEAPEWEEPQCAGPQGALGRVVGPFRASLHPEGDVALPQYLAGWRALVRFLAPLGSIFAFATSEASAKVMALEARVHGPEAAHYSSLAAMAAWERRAGLLEPHGVAPRDPAGSSGSRTLLLLHRALRWSQLCLHRVATGTRGGPDAGAQCSDAYRTALAPHHPWLTRQAVRLAFLAFPGRGHWLELACPGAGEAEARAALARAAGTLGDVYNRTQGLLAKLDLLQLA encoded by the exons ATGGCGCCAGCAGCAGGTACTGGGGTCGCGATGCTGCCGCTTGTCTCGCGGTGCTGGTTCCGCCACGCGATTCCCCTCGCggtcctcctgctgctgctgctctacGTCTGTGCCTGGAGCCTGCGTGAGTGTCCCCTGCCCTCGGCTGCCCTGGGAGGAACCGGGAAGCTCCGCGCGGGCGCCCCGAGCCCCCTCCTCACTGCTCGGCCTCGCCCCTCCCCAGAGGTCCTCCCGGGCTGCAGATCCGGGGCACAGTGGTGTGTCCCCCAGGGCCCACCGCCGGCCCAG GTCCCGCGGCAATCGGGCCCCCCGGAGGCCCCCGAGTGGGAAGAGCCTCAGTGCGCGGGCCCCCAGGGAGCGCTGGGCCGCGTGGTAGGGCCGTTCCGAGCCAGCCTGCACCCCGAAGGCGATGTGGCGTTGCCGCAGTACCTCGCGGGATGGAGGGCGCTAGTCAG GTTCCTAGCTCCCCTCGGCTCCATCTTCGCCTTCGCCACGAGCGAGGCCTCTGCCAAAGTGATGGCCCTCGAGGCGCGGGTGCACGGCCCGGAGGCGGCGCACTACTCGTCGCTGGCGGCCATGGCGGCGTGGGAGCGGCGGGCTGGCCTGCTGGAGCCGCACGGGGTCGCCCCTCGAGACCCCGCCGGCTCCTCGGGCTCGCGCACACTGCTCCTGCTGCACCGAGCGCTGCGCTGGTCCCAACTCTGCCTCCACCGGGTGGCCACCGGGACGCGGGGCGGGCCGGACGCCGGCGCGCAGTGCAGCGACGCGTACCGCACGGCGCTGGCCCCGCACCACCCCTGGCTGACCCGTCAGGCCGTCCGCCTCGCCTTCCTCGCCTTCCCCGGCCGCGGCCACTGGCTAGAGCTGGCGTGCCCGGGCGCCGGGGAGGCGGAGGCGCGGGCCGCGCTGGCCCGGGCGGCGGGCACCCTGGGGGATGTCTACAATCGCACGCAAGGCTTGCTGGCCAAACTCGACCTGCTGCAGCTGGCCTGA
- the GLTPD2 gene encoding glycolipid transfer protein domain-containing protein 2 isoform X2, whose product MAPAAGTGVAMLPLVSRCWFRHAIPLAVLLLLLLYVCAWSLQVLPGCRSGAQWCVPQGPPPAQVPRQSGPPEAPEWEEPQCAGPQGALGRVVGPFRASLHPEGDVALPQYLAGWRALVRFLAPLGSIFAFATSEASAKVMALEARVHGPEAAHYSSLAAMAAWERRAGLLEPHGVAPRDPAGSSGSRTLLLLHRALRWSQLCLHRVATGTRGGPDAGAQCSDAYRTALAPHHPWLTRQAVRLAFLAFPGRGHWLELACPGAGEAEARAALARAAGTLGDVYNRTQGLLAKLDLLQLA is encoded by the exons ATGGCGCCAGCAGCAGGTACTGGGGTCGCGATGCTGCCGCTTGTCTCGCGGTGCTGGTTCCGCCACGCGATTCCCCTCGCggtcctcctgctgctgctgctctacGTCTGTGCCTGGAGCCTGC AGGTCCTCCCGGGCTGCAGATCCGGGGCACAGTGGTGTGTCCCCCAGGGCCCACCGCCGGCCCAG GTCCCGCGGCAATCGGGCCCCCCGGAGGCCCCCGAGTGGGAAGAGCCTCAGTGCGCGGGCCCCCAGGGAGCGCTGGGCCGCGTGGTAGGGCCGTTCCGAGCCAGCCTGCACCCCGAAGGCGATGTGGCGTTGCCGCAGTACCTCGCGGGATGGAGGGCGCTAGTCAG GTTCCTAGCTCCCCTCGGCTCCATCTTCGCCTTCGCCACGAGCGAGGCCTCTGCCAAAGTGATGGCCCTCGAGGCGCGGGTGCACGGCCCGGAGGCGGCGCACTACTCGTCGCTGGCGGCCATGGCGGCGTGGGAGCGGCGGGCTGGCCTGCTGGAGCCGCACGGGGTCGCCCCTCGAGACCCCGCCGGCTCCTCGGGCTCGCGCACACTGCTCCTGCTGCACCGAGCGCTGCGCTGGTCCCAACTCTGCCTCCACCGGGTGGCCACCGGGACGCGGGGCGGGCCGGACGCCGGCGCGCAGTGCAGCGACGCGTACCGCACGGCGCTGGCCCCGCACCACCCCTGGCTGACCCGTCAGGCCGTCCGCCTCGCCTTCCTCGCCTTCCCCGGCCGCGGCCACTGGCTAGAGCTGGCGTGCCCGGGCGCCGGGGAGGCGGAGGCGCGGGCCGCGCTGGCCCGGGCGGCGGGCACCCTGGGGGATGTCTACAATCGCACGCAAGGCTTGCTGGCCAAACTCGACCTGCTGCAGCTGGCCTGA
- the PSMB6 gene encoding proteasome subunit beta type-6: MAATLLTARGAESAPAWGAEAITPDWESREVSTGTTIMAVQFEGGVVLGADSRTTTGSYIANRVTDKLTPIHDRIFCCRSGSAADTQAVADAVTYQLGFHSIELNEPPLVHTAASLFKEMCYRYREDLMAGIIIAGWDPQEGGQVYSVPMGGMMVRQSFAIGGSGSSYIYGYVDATYREGMTKEECLQFTANALALAMERDGSSGGVIRLAAIAESGVERQVLLGDQIPKVTIATLPPP, translated from the exons ATGGCGGCCACCTTGCTAACCGCTCGAGGAGCGGAGTCCGCGCCGGCCTGGGGTGCCGAGGCCATCACCCCGGACTGGGAGAGCCGGGAAGTCTCCACAGGG aCCACCATCATGGCCGTGCAATTTGAAGGGGGCGTGGTTCTGGGAGCCGACTCCAGAACAACCACTGG GTCCTACATTGCCAATCGAGTGACAGACAAGCTGACCCCTATTCATGACCGGATTTTCTGCTGCCGCTCAGGCTCAGCAGCTGACACCCAGGCCGTAGCCGATGCGGTCACTTATCAGCTTGGTTTCCACAG CATTGAGCTAAATGAGCCTCCACTGGTACACACAGCAGCCAGCCTCTTTAAGGAGATGTGTTACCGATACCGGGAGGACCTGATGGCAGGAATCATCATTGCGGGCTGGGACCCCCAAGAGGGAGGGCAG GTGTACTCGGTGCCCATGGGGGGTATGATGGTAAGGCAGTCCTTTGCCATTGGGGGCTCTGGGAGCTCCTACATATATGGCTATGTCGATGCTACCTACCGGGAAGGCATGACCAAGGAGGAGTGTCTGCAGTTCACTGCCAATG CGCTCGCTTTGGCCATGGAACGGGACGGCTCCAGCGGAGGGGTGATCCGCCTGGCGGCCATTGCAGAATCAGGGGTAGAGCGGCAGGTACTTTTGGGAGACCAGATTCCCAAAGTCACCATCGCCACTTTGCCACCTCCCTGA
- the C3H17orf114 gene encoding uncharacterized protein C17orf114 homolog, with the protein MGLKWAWCFPWCGCRRQQGTQRGAGLDPAVPPDPNPSPAPAPTVAEGGTPSLGSGAYFTRKARLSFRHQLHDLASANDSTI; encoded by the exons ATGGGTCTCAAGTGGGCATGGTGCTTCCCATGGTGTGGGTGCCGGAGACAGCAGGGGACTCAAAGAGGAGCAG GCCTGGATCCCGCTGTCCCTCCAGACCCAAATCCCAGCCCGGCTCCTGCCCCCACTGTGGCCGAGGGAGGGACTCCATCTTTAGGGTCTGGCGCCTACTTCACCAGGAAAGCCCGACTCTCCTTCCGCCACCAGCTGCATGACCTAGCATCTGCCAACGACTCTACCATCTGA